One Chromobacterium paludis genomic window carries:
- a CDS encoding universal stress protein, which produces MYSHIIAAIDGSNNSDKALHEAIRLAKFADSRLTLVHIASVRDLAVDSLGVYAGDPGYDLVLKQGEEALARAQQIARNAGLSNVLSHLEKSWEGGHDLADLLLGYARSQQANLIVLGTHGRGGLAHLFLGSFAEDVLRRSHLPLLVVRSQDDDDISVE; this is translated from the coding sequence ATGTACAGCCACATCATCGCCGCGATAGACGGCAGCAACAATTCCGACAAAGCCTTGCACGAGGCCATCCGCCTGGCCAAGTTCGCCGATTCCCGCCTGACCCTGGTGCACATCGCCAGCGTGCGCGACTTGGCCGTAGACAGCCTGGGCGTCTACGCCGGCGACCCCGGTTACGACCTGGTGCTGAAGCAGGGCGAGGAGGCGCTGGCGCGCGCGCAGCAGATCGCCCGCAATGCCGGCCTCAGCAATGTGCTCAGCCATCTGGAAAAAAGCTGGGAAGGCGGCCATGACCTGGCCGATCTGCTGCTGGGCTACGCCCGCTCGCAACAAGCCAATCTGATCGTGCTGGGCACCCATGGCCGCGGCGGCCTGGCCCACCTCTTCCTTGGCAGTTTCGCCGAGGACGTGCTGCGCCGCAGCCATCTGCCGCTCTTGGTGGTGCGCAGCCAGGACGACGACGACATCAGCGTGGAATAA
- a CDS encoding glutamine synthetase family protein, with protein MSDARMPAGLIEWLQQSKARDVELAFADVHGFPRGKTLPAPAFIQGQQLRIARAVPLQSCVGEFPDYSYYGEHDPDVALVPDYATLKAVPWAKTPRAMVICDNVDHDGSLSPLAPRSVLKQLLARYAARGWTPIVAPELEFYLFAAHGDPAQPFQAPKLPSGRRETGFDAFGFSALGELEAFFDELYQACETLGIATDTCVHEMGPSQFEINLKHGDALKLADDTFMFKTALKEIALRHGLSAVCMAKPLPGQPGSSMHIHQSIVDRGGANVFSRADGAESPEFFGFIAGLQRYLPELMPLFCPNPNSYRRFVKGMAAPVNLSWGLDNRSVGLRVPVSGPEARRVENRLPGCDANPYLALAASLGAGLAGIEQGLTPDEAVHGNVFKQQAASLPSTLDAACAAMAAGGAAEALFGAEFSRAYLAVKEVELNDYHRQVSTWERQYLGFLV; from the coding sequence ATGTCTGATGCCCGCATGCCGGCAGGCCTCATCGAATGGCTGCAACAAAGCAAGGCGAGGGATGTGGAACTCGCCTTCGCCGACGTCCACGGCTTTCCCCGTGGCAAAACGCTGCCCGCCCCCGCCTTCATCCAGGGGCAGCAGCTGCGCATCGCGCGCGCGGTGCCGCTGCAAAGCTGCGTCGGCGAGTTTCCCGACTACAGCTACTACGGCGAGCACGACCCCGACGTCGCGCTGGTCCCCGATTACGCCACCCTGAAAGCGGTGCCGTGGGCCAAGACCCCGCGCGCCATGGTGATTTGCGACAACGTGGACCATGACGGTAGCCTGTCGCCGCTGGCGCCGCGCTCGGTATTGAAGCAGCTGCTGGCGCGCTACGCCGCCCGCGGCTGGACGCCCATCGTCGCGCCGGAGCTGGAGTTCTATCTGTTCGCCGCTCATGGCGACCCGGCGCAACCCTTCCAAGCCCCCAAGCTGCCCAGCGGCCGCCGCGAGACCGGCTTCGACGCCTTCGGCTTCTCCGCGCTGGGCGAGCTGGAAGCCTTCTTCGACGAGCTGTACCAGGCCTGCGAGACGCTGGGCATCGCCACCGACACCTGCGTGCACGAGATGGGTCCCAGCCAGTTCGAGATCAATCTCAAGCACGGCGACGCGCTGAAGCTGGCCGACGACACCTTTATGTTCAAGACCGCGCTCAAGGAAATCGCCCTGCGCCACGGCCTCAGCGCCGTGTGCATGGCCAAGCCCTTGCCCGGCCAGCCCGGCAGCTCCATGCACATCCATCAAAGCATCGTGGACCGCGGCGGCGCCAATGTGTTCAGCCGCGCCGACGGCGCGGAAAGCCCGGAATTCTTTGGCTTCATCGCCGGCCTGCAGCGCTACCTGCCGGAGCTGATGCCGCTGTTCTGTCCCAATCCCAACTCCTACCGCCGCTTCGTCAAGGGCATGGCCGCGCCGGTCAATCTGAGCTGGGGCCTGGACAACCGCTCGGTGGGTCTCCGGGTGCCGGTGTCCGGCCCGGAAGCGCGCCGCGTGGAAAACCGCCTGCCCGGCTGCGACGCCAACCCCTATCTGGCGCTGGCCGCCAGCCTGGGCGCCGGCCTCGCCGGCATCGAGCAAGGCTTGACGCCGGACGAGGCGGTGCACGGCAATGTGTTCAAGCAGCAGGCCGCCAGCCTGCCGTCCACCCTGGACGCGGCCTGCGCCGCGATGGCCGCCGGCGGCGCGGCGGAAGCGCTGTTCGGCGCCGAGTTCAGCCGCGCCTACCTGGCGGTCAAGGAGGTGGAATTGAACGATTACCACCGCCAGGTTTCCACCTGGGAGCGGCAGTACCTGGGGTTCTTGGTCTAG
- a CDS encoding TlyA family RNA methyltransferase: MIRVDVLLVEQGLAASRTAAQNLIAAGRVSCEGAPVSKASQKFPPHAEFAIVADEADRYVSRGGLKMQGALAAAGLDPAGWTALDVGQSTGGFTDCLLQAGARRVVGVDVGHDQLHARLREDARVRYFEGVNARALDRAALLAANDGDGFDLMVCDVSFISLSLVLPSALPLLKPGGRLLSLVKPQFEVGREGLSKGGIVRDESLYPVVKDKINRVLDEQAMRVLAWFDSPIKGGDGNHEFFVHAVRR; the protein is encoded by the coding sequence ATGATTCGAGTGGATGTTTTGCTGGTGGAACAAGGGCTTGCGGCTTCGCGCACCGCGGCGCAGAACCTGATCGCCGCCGGCCGCGTCAGCTGCGAGGGCGCGCCGGTGAGCAAGGCCAGCCAGAAGTTTCCGCCGCATGCCGAATTTGCCATCGTCGCCGACGAGGCCGACCGCTACGTCTCGCGCGGCGGCCTGAAGATGCAGGGCGCGCTGGCCGCAGCCGGGCTGGATCCAGCCGGCTGGACCGCGCTGGACGTGGGCCAGTCCACCGGCGGCTTTACCGACTGCCTGCTGCAGGCCGGCGCGCGCCGGGTGGTGGGCGTGGACGTGGGCCACGACCAGTTGCATGCCCGGCTGCGCGAGGACGCGCGGGTGCGCTATTTCGAGGGCGTCAACGCGCGCGCGCTGGACCGCGCCGCGCTGCTGGCGGCCAATGACGGTGACGGCTTCGACTTGATGGTGTGCGACGTGTCGTTTATTTCGCTAAGCCTGGTGCTGCCGTCGGCCCTGCCCCTGCTGAAGCCGGGCGGCCGCCTGCTCAGCCTGGTCAAGCCGCAGTTCGAAGTGGGGCGCGAGGGCTTGTCCAAGGGCGGCATTGTGCGCGACGAAAGCCTGTATCCCGTGGTGAAGGACAAGATCAACCGCGTGTTGGACGAGCAGGCCATGCGGGTGCTGGCCTGGTTCGATAGCCCGATCAAGGGCGGCGACGGCAATCACGAGTTCTTCGTGCACGCTGTGCGGCGCTGA
- a CDS encoding glycine betaine uptake BCCT transporter: MVLRLSLLLTVLFALWGVIAPEHMTHAAGQWLSFTISRFGWFYLLSVFGFLMFALYLAFGRFGHIRLGKEDEEPEFSRLSWFAMLFSAGMGIGLVFWGVAEPISHFAKPASASTTPESAEAARLAMRHVFFHWGLHPWAVYSLTALALAYFKFNRGQKGLISAAFRPLLGDKVDGPIGVAIDVLAVLATVFGVATTLGFGALQIESGLQMLFGIQPSTWLTVAIVVVATALFLLSSLTGLSRGIKWLSNFNIALAILLFLAVVLLGPTGFIFDTFTTTLGDYLGNLTSASLRMSPFSQGDWMANWTLFYWAWWVTWAPFVGMFIARVSRGRTIREFLVGVLLVPALASFVWFSAFGGTALDLQLFGGVDLVSAVKADVSTALYVMFEQLPGGHFLSLLAMLLVIIFFVTSADSATFVLGMFSSGGSLNPSHRVKLIWGVLLAAISLVLLQSGGLKALQSVLIVSALPFMLIMIGMAVSLYRALDEEERDGRRREIRRLRRLEALEQSEQS, encoded by the coding sequence ATGGTTTTACGTCTCTCTCTCTTGCTCACCGTATTGTTCGCGCTATGGGGGGTCATCGCCCCCGAGCACATGACCCACGCCGCCGGCCAGTGGCTGAGCTTCACCATTTCCCGCTTCGGCTGGTTCTATTTATTGTCGGTGTTCGGCTTCCTGATGTTCGCGCTTTACCTGGCCTTCGGCCGCTTTGGCCACATCCGGCTGGGCAAGGAGGACGAGGAGCCGGAGTTCTCGCGCCTGAGCTGGTTCGCCATGCTGTTTTCCGCCGGCATGGGCATAGGCCTGGTGTTTTGGGGGGTGGCCGAGCCGATCTCCCACTTCGCCAAGCCCGCCAGCGCGTCCACCACGCCGGAATCGGCGGAGGCCGCGCGGCTGGCCATGCGCCACGTGTTCTTCCACTGGGGCCTGCACCCGTGGGCGGTGTACAGCCTGACCGCGCTGGCCCTGGCCTATTTCAAGTTCAACCGCGGCCAGAAAGGCCTGATCAGCGCCGCCTTCCGCCCGCTGCTGGGCGATAAGGTGGACGGTCCGATAGGCGTGGCCATCGACGTGCTGGCCGTGCTGGCCACCGTGTTCGGCGTGGCCACCACCCTGGGCTTCGGCGCGCTGCAGATCGAGAGCGGCCTGCAGATGCTGTTCGGCATCCAGCCATCCACCTGGCTGACCGTGGCCATCGTGGTGGTCGCCACCGCGCTGTTCCTGCTGTCGTCCTTGACCGGCCTGTCGCGCGGCATCAAGTGGCTGTCCAACTTCAACATCGCGCTGGCCATCCTGCTGTTCCTGGCCGTGGTGCTGCTGGGCCCCACCGGCTTCATCTTCGACACCTTCACCACCACCCTGGGCGACTACCTGGGCAATCTGACCAGCGCCAGCCTGCGCATGAGCCCGTTCAGCCAGGGCGACTGGATGGCCAACTGGACCCTGTTCTACTGGGCCTGGTGGGTCACCTGGGCGCCGTTCGTCGGCATGTTCATCGCCCGCGTCTCGCGCGGCCGCACCATACGCGAGTTCCTGGTGGGCGTGCTGCTGGTGCCGGCCCTGGCCAGCTTTGTCTGGTTCTCCGCCTTCGGCGGCACCGCGCTGGACCTGCAATTGTTCGGCGGCGTGGACCTGGTATCCGCGGTCAAGGCCGACGTTTCCACCGCGCTCTACGTGATGTTCGAACAGCTGCCGGGCGGACACTTCCTGTCCCTGCTGGCCATGCTGCTGGTCATCATCTTCTTCGTCACCTCGGCCGACTCCGCCACCTTCGTGCTGGGCATGTTCAGCAGCGGCGGCAGCCTCAATCCCAGCCACCGCGTCAAACTGATCTGGGGCGTGCTGCTGGCGGCCATCTCGCTGGTGCTGCTGCAGAGCGGCGGCCTGAAGGCGCTGCAGTCGGTGCTGATCGTCAGCGCCCTGCCCTTCATGCTGATCATGATAGGCATGGCGGTATCCTTGTACCGCGCGCTGGACGAGGAGGAGCGCGACGGCCGCCGCCGCGAGATCCGCCGCCTGCGCCGGCTGGAAGCGCTGGAGCAAAGCGAACAAAGTTGA
- a CDS encoding YceH family protein: protein MDTHQLDPAEVRVLGALAEKQALTPDAYPMTLNGLASACNQLTSREPVMQLSESEIAAALDALIAKKLVAERMPAGSRVAKYEHRLNYEWNIDGARLAALALLMLRGAQTSAEIRARSGRLYGFSGVDEVETALHALADKYPPLAMKLERQPGEREARWCHLLCGEPQLAAAPVQACEIIDVGLTGRVAALEAEVAALKAMLLAMEQRLNG, encoded by the coding sequence ATGGACACCCATCAACTCGACCCGGCGGAAGTGCGCGTGCTGGGCGCGCTGGCGGAAAAGCAGGCGCTGACGCCGGATGCCTACCCGATGACCTTGAACGGCCTGGCCAGCGCCTGCAACCAGCTGACCAGCCGCGAGCCGGTGATGCAGCTGTCCGAATCCGAGATCGCCGCCGCCCTGGACGCGCTGATCGCCAAGAAGCTGGTGGCCGAGCGCATGCCGGCCGGCAGCCGCGTGGCCAAGTACGAGCATAGGCTCAATTACGAGTGGAATATCGACGGCGCGCGGCTGGCCGCGCTGGCGCTGCTGATGCTGCGCGGCGCGCAGACCAGCGCCGAGATCCGCGCCCGCTCCGGCCGCCTGTACGGATTCTCCGGCGTGGACGAGGTGGAAACCGCGCTGCACGCGCTGGCCGACAAATACCCGCCGCTGGCGATGAAGCTGGAGCGCCAGCCCGGCGAGCGCGAGGCGCGCTGGTGCCACTTGCTTTGCGGCGAGCCGCAGCTAGCGGCCGCGCCGGTCCAGGCGTGCGAAATCATAGACGTGGGCCTGACCGGCCGCGTGGCGGCGCTGGAGGCCGAGGTGGCGGCGCTGAAGGCCATGCTGCTGGCGATGGAGCAGCGCCTGAACGGCTGA